The genomic region GAGAGCAGGGACCAGGTGTGGACTAAGCAAAGGGGCCCAGGATGAAGGGCAAACACCATGTGCAGCTGCGCAGGGTAGCTGGGCCCTCCCAACCCTGACTCGCCATGGGGCTGCCCCACCGCTTGTAACTATGGTGGCCAGGACACACACTCCCAGCTGTTAATTCACTATTGAAATTCAATTAATTCCCTATCAGAAATTACATCTCACCTAATCTTCCAAAAACACCCTACCTAACAGCCCTTAAAGGACAGGGTGGCTGAAGAAAGTGATGTCAGCAAATCGCAGATACAAGCATAGAAAAAGCTACTGGAATTCATATAAACTCAAAATAAGTAGTGCtatttttcatttagaaacaACATTTTGTAAAGAGTAAAGCTTTGTCTGCTTGAATAGGAAGAGGCACTCCTTGGAGACTTCATGCTACAGTGGGATCCTAAAGCCATAAAAATTAAATCAGTAAATCTACTAACACTAGGAATTAAGAAGTGAACAAAACTGAAAGTGACCACAAGAAGACTTGCCACAAATAAATCTGTTTATTACTTTTTGGCAAGTCCCATACAGCATGAGCAAGGATCTTTCACTCACTTTATTAAAACATTATTTCGCTTTATACATATTGTAAACATCTTCAACAGGACAAACTGTTGGTAcaggcattctgggattctggcaTCTTTTCTCTGTCAGTTAATCAAACAAGAATgaaaacccaagaaaacaaaGAACTTTTCTCACAGGGCATCTATAAAAACCAGCATGTGCATTTCATATCACACCAAGTCTAAGCAACACAGGAGTATTTCTGATTACTATTTTTAGTGAAATTCATAGTGGTATTTTAAGTAGAGACATTTTTCCATACTACTGTATCCAATTTTGGGGTTGAAATTAAAAACATCATGTTACACAATCAAGGTAGTAAACcaaattctacaataaagcagttCCTATAGACACAGCTATATTTACTATACTGTATCAGATAAATAAGGATGTAAAAATGCCTGATCTGGTTAATATTTCGTTTTCCTGGCAGGTACCAGTCTAAAGAAGTCATAATTCAAGTTCTGCTTGTCCAAAACCCCCTGCTGTTAATTGTCTGActtttctctcctccctctctcAAAGTGCTTTAAATCAGACATAATCTGATCTGCAAAGTGAACACTTATCTTCTCCTTAAgtaaaagcagatttttctttctagtttATAAATCCCAGGTATGTCAATCTGCCGGCTAGCTTTACTGAAGGACTACAAGATGTGCGCTGTTAGCTCATAATCCTCAACTCAGGGCAAAATTGCTTTTCTCCAAAACAACTCATCAGCCCTGAAGTGCAGACAATTATGTTACTGACTaggactgaaaaaaaccaaaccaaaccaaaacaaatccaaaatcaaaaacaaaacaaaaaaaaaacacccccacaTCACACTTGTACTGTTAAAAACAATTGCATTAAAACTTTGGtttcagtatgctcctcattttGAAGTCACGTTTAGAGTGACAAAGACAAAAATCTATTTCTCTAATGCAAAAAAGTCAAGCTATATTAAAAACACCTTTCACATCTCTGTGCATCATTAGTAACAATGAAAATCAACTTAATTCTTCTGCAGATCACCTTCAAAGTTACGGTCAAAACCCAAGGTGATTATTTCTACACCTGTGTGCAGCTAGCTGTTTTAAGCACTATAAAACATCACAGTTCAGATCACAGAGTGCTCAGGTCAGCGGATCCATAAATTCTAAGTTCAGATGAGTTTCACTACCTGAAATGAGAATACTAAGGAGTTTTTTGTTTATAAGACTGTATTATTGAAATGCACAGATGAAAGACTATGAAGGATGAACCGCACAGTTAACATGCGTCAATGTTATGATGTATAGATTCAGCACTAGGAACAGCATTAGGCATTGGTTCCTACTATTGACTGAAAAAATAAGTGAAGTCCTCAAACTTTGGTAAAAATCTtagatgaaaatatttaaaacaaaaagattgTGTGGTTCCTTCAGCCAAGCAAGATATTCCACTACTGGATTTGCCTCCAGTTCTTCCCTGCCCAAATAAAACAGGGTATTCCAACTACAGCATTAAAGCTGGATCCTGAAATTAAGAAACACTGTAGAGGATATTGCATAAATCTAAATACAATCAATGCCTTAGCTCTTCCACGATCATTAAAATCTGCCAGAAATAATGTAACAGGAACATTCTGGTAACCTTAATTCTTCAGCAGAAACACAGATTAACCAGGACATTTATTACTTGGTATTGTAACTGCAGCATGGGCTGAAGCgctattaaaaaaaagtatctgATCTACAACCACCACTTTAGAGAGGATCTTCTAAACATGATTAATACCAACAAGTTCAAAATACtgctttgtggttttggttttgttttaaaccaaGAGATATTTCTGATTTATAGTCAAACCTTGtatgtctttttcatttttaatccaTTCCATTTAGTTTTACTTTCCGGTCTGTCTGGGAATTGTCTGGCGCCCAACACATGATGATACAACTGCTATCCATGTGGATTTATTGCTATTGTATGCTAGCTGCCATTTTCGGTAGCAGTGTCTGTCAGAAGTTTTACAGAGTTGTAATGTTCTCCTAATCCATAGGCATGTCTCAtataccttaaaaaaaagaaaaaaggttacaGAATTAGTGTTCAGTTTAACTAAAAGTATACCTCATGCCAAATATTAACAGCATTGGAAGACAGCATAAATAAATTCAAGTTTTAGCACAGAAAATATATAGGGTCATTAGACAAAATAGTATTAATATTGACAGTTTTTAAATTCTGGTGACTTCCAGGCACAGATTGATAtaaacttggaagaaaaaaaaaaagtctcatgcTGCATCTTATATCAATTTCGGTATTATTTTGTAATTGTCTAACAGGTAAAATGACCTTGTAACGTTCTATAAAGCGGAGACTGAATCACATTTCAGAGACTGTCAGCATTTTAAGAACTctaattacaatatttttaaattgGGTCAATATCAAACAATTTCTGAGCTGCAAGATCATTATTTCAGCAGTGTTTCAACATCAGAtacataacagaaaataaaagagcTGACGAGAATCAAAGCTGAGCCCTCTGCTATAGAAATAAGTGCACTAATTTTAAGAACAGATAAAATTACATACTTACACAAGTATTATTGGTTTGCTCGAATATTCTTCGCCAACAATAATGGGAGGGGAATCCATTTGCACTACTTCAATAGGCGTTTGCAAAATGTGTGACAAAGCCCTTAGCtttaagacattaaaaataaataaataaatcaataatagGATTAAAGTCAATTtagggagaagagaggaagacaTGGCATTTAGTTTTAGCAGACATGAGTTCAGGCATAACATTCCAAATATTATTAGAAAATAaactttattaaaataaacaaagttattttaaactttttaaactTTAATTGAAAACAGGTTGTCTTTAGTCATTGTTTTGATTATAAATTCAGGTAACATTGGGCTAGCCTCAATAATCTGGTAAATATTCTTACATGAAACAATAAATGGTAGGAAGCAAGAAaaactaaaatatgtattttctcaAGCTCAGGTTCTGGTTTACATTACAAAAGTCAAACATTGCTCCGCTATAGTCAGCTTTGCTACCATCTGAATAATAAAATGCTTTCTCTTTAGAAAGTCTTCCCCAACTGGTACCATCAGTCAATATGATACTTACTTCCAGCTGACCACCCCATGCAGCTGTATTTGCTATATCATCACAGTATTTTTCAAATTCCTCTGTGGGGAAAGAGGAGACAGCTTTTAGTACTTCTCTGAGAACAAGCAACTGACATAAAACACTCATTGTACCATGAAGAACTAGAACCTGAGAAGTCCAAACACATCATACAGAAAAATATGTATGttcactgaaggaaaagaaaaatatcagaggCCAGAAATACCCATAACcgctttagaaagaaaaattaaaactgaAGACAGGAATAAATAACAAGTAcgggaataaaaataaaactaagaaTAGGTttatattaaaacattttattcagGGAACTGTTAATAACAAGCATGAAATTGCAcagttttatttctcttaaaATTCAGAGGGTGTTGTTTTGAGCCTCTAGAAAAGAATGTGATAACAAGTAGTATGCTTGGCTGTTATGTTAGCTAGGTGTCAGGTACATTTTCAAAATCTTGTAGCTGTATCTAGTTCAACTGTcgatttttttggttggttggctttttttaaatttccaaatTAGCTGCCTTGTTTTTAACCTCTGAAGTATTTATTCCCATTAGTTCCTTTGTTAATAGCTAAATAAACCTTTTGCAGATCATGCTCAACAGAAACCAAGCTTTCAGATTTATAAATCACAACCCTTCAGGCTTCTGAATCCTAAGAATAGATTCTGATAAAGAACAAATCGCTGAAGATTGCTCAGAATTGCTTTTCATACATCCCCCTTATAACAGACTTAAGAGATGTAAGAAAAACAGGactccctgctgctgctgtgcagaacATCATTCGGTCTTCTCTTGGGGCACAGTTATCCTGTGACAATTATCTCTGTCAACATGGGAAAGATGCCTCCTACTTCACAACAGCCCCCAGTCACCAAATGAAATCCACAGCAATAACTATTAAACGAATGTTGCAGTAAGTTAGAAAAAACATACAAAGTCATTTGCATGGTGTTCCAGGCATACAGTAAGAAACAAATAAACCATGTATTGCTCATATAAGTAGTACATAAATTCCATTTAACTGCATTTACTCAGCCTACACTATTGGTCCACACTAAATGCCTTTACATCTTTTTAGTTTAGTCTGTTTATAAGAAAGTGCTCCAATAGGCCCAGTGTAAACAGTGAAAATAAAgggtctaataaaaaaaaaagaatctatgCAACCTATTATAAAAGAGATTTGCTTGaatttcacatttattttcaaCAGCTTTCCTATGTAAATTGAAAACACCAATACAACAGTTGACAAATCATCCCTAATCTAGTGGACAAGCCATTTATAACACAAATCACACCCCAGAACATCAACCAGCATGTTCTGATGTTTTTAATAGGAATAATGTTTACtagataacttaaaaaaaaaaaaaaaaagaatttaaaagaaaatttgcaAAGATTCAAGTGCACAAAGTTTCACAGTGAATCATTATTTTGTGTTCCATAGAACACAGCTGAACCAAGAAGATGACAGAGTTCAGGAACAGTGTAATGGGTTAGTCCCAATTCAGCTGTAACTGAGATTGAGAATTACCAGAAATAGTCGACACAGTTTTTAAAATCTCTTACACCACGAGCCTTACCTCTGCTATACATGTCTCCAGTATTAGGATTTGTAAGAAATGGCAGGAAGTCGTCAAAGTGACTTTGCATATACTTTGCTGTTTGGTTCCTCAGAGTTGCAACAGTCCAGGAATTTTGGCAATCCCTGAGCTGATCTTCAATCGCTCTGTACATGCAATGGCCATCTGAAGGGATCTGTTTGATCTCCAAGTGCCTTGCTGCCAACAGGGAGGCAAGTTTCTGACTTTCAAGATGTCTTGCACCTGTTAAATTTTCTATCTCAGCTTCAGCtatcctttcttctctttctttctccaaggcagcttttttttccttagattaaaaacatattaaaattctATCAAATGTCAAAATTTAGAAGATGCCTGTACAGTTCTTGGCTTAGTGCTTGCTTCTAACTCTTCAAATGTTTTCTCAGTACCTTCATATCTGCAAAATGTTCTCTCACTACAACCAAATCTTAAAGACCTCCTAAACTCAAACCTTAGCAAATAGCAAATGACTGTATCCAAACTGCCTCTGACACCACATCTGAAACTATGTGACAGGAGAACTCTTAATTATGTCAACATGCAAAATAACACTTTACAACACCCATACAAAGGCTATTAATAGTAATTTCTTCAGGTTCAACTATTTCACCACACTGGCAAACAACTCAAGTATGGGAATTCTAATTCAACAAGAGAAAATATCACTCTCTCATAAGTGTGAGATCTACCACTTATGGATATGATTGCATAACGGAGCTCACGTCATGAAATTGAAACTCCCTCAGGCTAGGTACCATACATCAAAGACTGCTCCTAACGTAAAAGATGGAGAAGACTAGATAAGGAGAATACTAGAGGGGATGTAATAATATATAACATAAAAATGACTTATAAAAGGTCTCTTAAGTTTACACTTAACAAGACAATAAGAGTCAAAGTAAATGAACAAATAAAAGGAAGCAGAACAGAATGATCTTTTCACTTTCACACTTAAAATTCAGCACAAATCAAGACCAGAGTGGTTTAGATTACCACAATATAGTAAAATTAAACTACAGCATTTCAAGTTTTGCTAGACATAGTGTGATGAATTAAGAACCTCCACTTGTCAGGTTTGTTACAATGCAGCTCTCCAGCAGTGATCACTTCACAGGGAAGGGACTCTGCAGCAAAGCGGTGCTCCTCCGGCCCCAAACCAACATTCATGCAGGTACAATGAGATTGTCAATCCATCGCAATTTAACATCTGAAGCGTAGCAAGATTCAACCCTAGTGTTTCTAAACAACTCAAAAACTTACAAGAATTTCACTATTAATGTTCTGTTAAATTTGTAACATTCTACTACTGCCTGCATACTTTTCTACATAGTATCTTTCATTATTTAAATTCAATTACTTCATGTCTCTATTAATGTTTTCagtgaaatttttttaaaatagtttgctTTACATAATTTGTTTTTTCTAGCTCCCATCTCCTGACCTGTTCTGATTCCCAGCTCATGGCTGAGGGTAGAAAAGTACAACTATTTATAAAACGCTTACATATCTCTAGGTAGCAGCTTTATAGATTTCAAAGCACCCAGTAGGTACAGCATCAATACTGATTTAGCCAGGAAATGTCTCCTGCAAAAGTGTTCAACTTTGGTTATTACAGTTAAGTGAATAAAACTCTAATCAAATATTTGTAAAATTTTAAATGTTAAATCATACCCGTCTCTTCTGTGCTTTTGATATTCGAGGCTGCTGAATCTGTTGCTCTGCTCCATCAAGCTCTAAATTTGCAACCCCATCAGCTATAGAATctgtctacaaaaaaaaaagcaaatgttaaATGTTCTTATTAGTATAAATTATAACCGAGATGTGCCACCTCCTGAAACAGTTCGAAGTTCTGTTCCTAATAAATATGCCGTGGAGTCACTTAAGTTTAACCCCACAGATCTATGTACAACACAGAACCCATCAGAGCGAAAAGCATTTCACATCCCAAATCAGTAAtgaattttattacttttcctgTAGTCTTAACAAAGACACAGTTATGAATTGTACATCTCAAATTTAGTCTATATGTTCTCTTATAAGCTTCCACACTGAAGTGTGAACACTGCTTACTGGCTGAAAGGGAAAGTTTTCTCCACGAAACCAGTTAACTGAAGTACGCAAACAGCCATTACCAAGTTCCATAACAACTAAAACAGGAGAAGGCTCCACCTTCCATATCAAAGCATAGCCAGCAGCTGGAAAACACAGGGAGCTGATGCTTCTCAAGGAGGATGACAAAACTAATCCCCTAACGGTAAAAACTAGATG from Patagioenas fasciata isolate bPatFas1 chromosome 2, bPatFas1.hap1, whole genome shotgun sequence harbors:
- the OTUD6B gene encoding deubiquitinase OTUD6B isoform X1: MEGSGDEEPGAEGPLQRVVKRHRKEKRELQAKIQGMKNAVPKNDKKRRKQLADEVAKLEAELEQKHKEELKQLKEASPEQNKTDSIADGVANLELDGAEQQIQQPRISKAQKRREKKAALEKEREERIAEAEIENLTGARHLESQKLASLLAARHLEIKQIPSDGHCMYRAIEDQLRDCQNSWTVATLRNQTAKYMQSHFDDFLPFLTNPNTGDMYSREEFEKYCDDIANTAAWGGQLELRALSHILQTPIEVVQMDSPPIIVGEEYSSKPIILVYMRHAYGLGEHYNSVKLLTDTATENGS
- the OTUD6B gene encoding deubiquitinase OTUD6B isoform X2, which encodes MKNAVPKNDKKRRKQLADEVAKLEAELEQKHKEELKQLKEASPEQNKTDSIADGVANLELDGAEQQIQQPRISKAQKRREKKAALEKEREERIAEAEIENLTGARHLESQKLASLLAARHLEIKQIPSDGHCMYRAIEDQLRDCQNSWTVATLRNQTAKYMQSHFDDFLPFLTNPNTGDMYSREEFEKYCDDIANTAAWGGQLELRALSHILQTPIEVVQMDSPPIIVGEEYSSKPIILVYMRHAYGLGEHYNSVKLLTDTATENGS